The Mangrovimonas cancribranchiae nucleotide sequence TATTCGTTGTCAACAGTAACTACACTGGCAACAACACCTCCTATAATAATTACAGAAGCAAACAATAACGATTCGTTTGCTCTATATGGAGATCGAAGCAATATAGACTTATACATACCAGCAGGTACAACAGCTGCATATGTTACCGATACAGGAGCACTTTGGACAGGTTTTAATACTGTAACCGAAAATTTGAATGTAGGCGATACTTATGTAGATAACAATATCACTTATGAAGTGACATCAGTTGCAAATAGCACTGTTAAAGCTGTAGACTACAATACAGCTGGAGGAACCGTCGTTAATATTCCTGCAACAATACCAAATGGTTTGATAACATATAGTGTTACTGAAATTGGCGATTTTGCTTTTGATTATAAAAACTTGACTGACGTAACACTTCCAAACAGCATTGTAAATATTGGTGAGAATGCTTTTTTTAATAATGATTTATCTTCAGTGATTATACCAGATAGTGTCGTTACTATTGATGATATAGCCTTTGCACAAAACAACAATATGACCAATCTTGTTTTAGGAAATAACGTAACTAGTATAGGTGATGCTGCTTTTCGTTTTAATGCTTTAAATAACATTACTATCCCAGCAAGTGTTACCAGTATAGGTATAGTTGCATTTGGAGGTATGGGTGGAACTAATGCAATTACAGACGTTTATTGCCAGGGTATGGTGCCGCCAACAATCGCTACAAGCAGTGCGCCTAATTCAGATACTTTTAATCAGGCTCGTAGTAGTATCCACCTACATATCCCTGGAGGCACAATGGGTGCTTACGTGACTGATGCAGGAGCGTTATGGACAGGATTTAATCCTGTAACCGAAGATGCTTTGAGTGTTGGTGAGTTTCAATTAAAAAATGCCGTTAAAGTAATTACTACTGCCGAAAGTATAAAAGTGGAAACCTCCAATAACATTCGGTTAGAGAGCTACAGTATGTATACCATTTCTGGTCAAAAAATAAAAACAGGGTCAGAATCAGAAATTACAACTGGCTCAATGGCGTCGGGTATTTATATCTTAAAACTGGACTTTGATAAAGGTATGGTCTCCAAAAAGGTACTTATTAAATAAAAAATTGGCTATTAATCAATTTGAAAAACCCATTGTCTTTTTTTTTTGAAGTTTAGCATTTCTTAAAGCACACAATGGGTTTAATATTTTTATATGATAGAGTATATCCAGAAACATAAGCTAGAACTCTTTTTGCTTCTATTTTATGCGCTTATAGCATTATCTGTTTTCGGTTACTGGTTTTAACAAGAATATCTTAAATTGAAGAAAATAAAAGCATCAATGAAAAAAACATTTATTGCAATTCTATTTTTAATGATTTTAAGCTGTCAAACCAAAACCAAAAGCACACAAAGCTACTTAAGATGGGTTGGCGACATCCAGCAAAACAATGCTATTGACGATCCAGACTTTAAAGTATGTAAAGGCGATGATAACGTTCTACAATACTTCAATTTGAGTGAAGGCCCTATGTATAAAGGCGAAAAATCTTCAATTTTAGACTTATTTAAATCACAATACAAACCCTTTATCGACAATAAGCAAAATGGCTATATTAGGTTACGATTTATCATTAATTGTAAGGGGGAAGCTGGTCGGTTTAGGGTTTTACAATCCGATTACAATTATCAAGAAAAAACATTCGATAATCGCATTGTTAATCAACTCCTAACTATTACAAAAAACATCGAAAAATGGGAAATATTACATAGGGATAATATTTCAGTAGATTACTATATGTATCTTATTTTTAAAATAACTAATGGACACATAACCGAAATTTTACCATAATGAGACATCTAATTTTCACAATAGCATTGTTTTTTTCATTGTTTTTGTTTGCGCAACCCAATTGCGAAGCCTTTAAGCATTATGGAGACACCTTAAAATACAAGGCCTGTATAAAGGCCATGGAAATTAGCGGACATTATCAGTTTAGTAAGGAATATCAATCTATCCTTGATCGCGCTATAGAAATAGATTCTACATTTGATTACCCATATTGGGCAAAATCCATTGCCTATTTAAAAAGTGGCGATTTCATAACATGGAAAACACTTATTGATAAAGCTGTGGCTTTAAATCCCAAAACACATTTAGGATATAGAGGTTGGTGTCGCTATCAGTTTTTTCGAGATTATGAAGGGTTAATAGAAGATATTGAAAAACTAGATAGCTTAGTGGATTACGATATTGGTTACTCACAAAACGGCACCTATCATTTAAACATTGCCAAAGGTTTATGTTATAAAGCCATTGGCGATAAAGACAAAGCCATTACCATAATTAAAAACCAAATACAACTTAACGTTCAGGAAAATTTTGTAGGTGCTTACGACTATCTACATCTTGGCGTTCTGTATTTGGAAACAAACCAGTATGAAAAAGCTATAAACACATTTAAAAAGCAGTCTGAAAACAATGAATTGGCCGA carries:
- a CDS encoding leucine-rich repeat domain-containing protein, whose product is MKKNLLSLLILFMVAIGYSQTFTATDSYGNVLQYTVTSANTVTAVSGGTLNNINVDIPVTVSNAGTTYNVTAIGDHFFQGAASLSSVSIPNAVTSIGKQAFGNTNLSSVVLPSSLITIDEYAFQYCQLQGITIPNNVTSIGIGAFRGNYSLSTVTTLATTPPIIITEANNNDSFALYGDRSNIDLYIPAGTTAAYVTDTGALWTGFNTVTENLNVGDTYVDNNITYEVTSVANSTVKAVDYNTAGGTVVNIPATIPNGLITYSVTEIGDFAFDYKNLTDVTLPNSIVNIGENAFFNNDLSSVIIPDSVVTIDDIAFAQNNNMTNLVLGNNVTSIGDAAFRFNALNNITIPASVTSIGIVAFGGMGGTNAITDVYCQGMVPPTIATSSAPNSDTFNQARSSIHLHIPGGTMGAYVTDAGALWTGFNPVTEDALSVGEFQLKNAVKVITTAESIKVETSNNIRLESYSMYTISGQKIKTGSESEITTGSMASGIYILKLDFDKGMVSKKVLIK
- a CDS encoding tetratricopeptide repeat protein, with the translated sequence MRHLIFTIALFFSLFLFAQPNCEAFKHYGDTLKYKACIKAMEISGHYQFSKEYQSILDRAIEIDSTFDYPYWAKSIAYLKSGDFITWKTLIDKAVALNPKTHLGYRGWCRYQFFRDYEGLIEDIEKLDSLVDYDIGYSQNGTYHLNIAKGLCYKAIGDKDKAITIIKNQIQLNVQENFVGAYDYLHLGVLYLETNQYEKAINTFKKQSENNELAENQYYLALTYRELDNFTKYTSCLNKAKQLYIVGKRMFDTYSNPMDKIYLETIENELKSFQKAGIITTNKTKK